The following are encoded in a window of Scophthalmus maximus strain ysfricsl-2021 chromosome 6, ASM2237912v1, whole genome shotgun sequence genomic DNA:
- the zgc:77375 gene encoding haloacid dehalogenase-like hydrolase domain-containing 5: protein MWSRGFLQQTLRSMSTSRQAGVLFDVDGVLLRGGAVIPAARRAFRKLLDQNNNFLFPVVFVTNAGSCQRHHKAQQLSHLLEVQIAPEQVVLSHSPLQMLKGFHDKCVLVSGQGPVTDIANTLGFQNVVTIEQLRDHHHLLDMVDHNRRPKLPSTHLQTLPKIEAIILFGEPVRWETNLQLLIDVLLTNGSPGYEYDAHLSTQLPVLACNMDLMWMAEAPSPRFGHGMFLLCLESVYRKLTGRELQYQALLGKPSLLTYQYAEHLLRLQNNNHRITTIYAIGDNLMTDIYGANLYNRYLAQQHAAMATSTKFVAQGTVSQVTMAVPEEELVSTAAQCHSLLVCTGVYNPRFPLPTTITETVFDGHRDLVLEPDLVQPSHVVADVEAAVDLLLQEEGYVIPEH from the exons ATGTGGAGTAGAGGATTCCTGCAGCAGACGCTTAGAAGCATGTCGACCAGCcgacag GCGGGTGTCCTCTTCGATGTGGACGGCGTACTGCTACGTGGTGGCGCAGTGATCCCGGCCGCTCGACGAGCTTTTCGGAAGCTTCTGgaccaaaacaacaacttcctaTTTCCTGTCGTCTTTGTCACCAATGCAGGAAGCTGTCAGAGACATCACAAGGCCCAACAGCTGTCTCATCTGCTGGAAGTCCAG aTCGCCCCAGAACAGGTGGTTCTTTCCCACAGTCctttgcagatgttgaaggGTTTTCATGATAAATGTGTCCTGGTGTCGGGACAAGGACCAGTGACGGACATCGCCAACAC TTTGGGTTTCCAGAATGTGGTGACCATCGAGCAGCTCAGAGATCATCACCATCTGCTCGACATGGTGGACCACAACAGGAGACCCAAACTACCT TCGACTCATCTGCAGACTCTTCCCAAAATAGAAG CAATCATACTGTTCGGGGAGCCGGTCAGGTGGGAGACCAACCTGCAGCTGTTGATTGACGTGCTCTTGACTAATGGGAGTCCTGGCTATGAGTATGATGCCCACCTGTCCACTCAACTGCCAGTTCTCGCCTGTAATATGGACCTGATGTGGATGGCAGAGGCCCCGTCTCCACG GTTTGGTCACGGGATGTTCCTACTGTGTCTAGAGTCCGTCTACAGGAAGCTGACGGGTCGGGAGCTGCAGTACCAAGCACTGCTAGGAAAACCCAGTCTGCTCACATATCAGTACGCCGAGcatctgctgaggctgcagaacAACAACCACCGGATAACCACCATCTACGCCATCGG TGACAACCTGATGACAGACATCTACGGTGCTAACCTGTATAACCGTTACCTGGCTCAGCAGCacgctgccatggcaaccagcaCCAAGTTTGTTGCCCAGGGAACAGTGAGTCAGGTGACGATGGCAGTgccagaggaggagctggtgtcCACTGCTGCTCAGTGTCACTCCCTACTG GTGTGCACAGGTGTCTACAACCCTCGCTTCCCGTTGCCTACCACCATCACAGAGACAGTGTTCGACGGTCACAGAGACCTTGTCCTGGAGCCGGACCTGGTGCAGCCCAGTCACGTGGTGGCGGACGTAGAGGCTGCAgttgacctgctgctgcaggaggagggctATGTTATACCTGAGCACTGA